Part of the Candidatus Thermodiscus eudorianus genome is shown below.
GTTAACAGCCATTGCCTCCATCCACCTCCCCTCCAAAGCCAGATCCACTGCCCTGGAGTAGTGCCTCCCCAGTGACTCGAAGACCCCAGGCTCCACTGCCTGGATCGGCCTCCCTGTGGGAGGCACGGCCGCCACTGCGTAGAGGGTCTCGTCGAATGTGAAGCGCCTGAGGATTCGAAGACCCCAGTTGTCTGTAATGAATACACCTGGGAGGAGGGTGGCCAGGGAGTCGTCGTAGGCGTCAGTAAGCGTGAGGCCAGCCCGCCTAGAAACCGTGACTCCGAGGCGGGCTGCCTCCTCCAGGCTCATCTCCACGCCCAGGGCGTCGGCTAGCCCCAGTGTGATTGAGTTGACGAGGGCGCTACTGCTCTTCAAGCCGGAGGCCGGAGGGACCCTGGAGTAGACTTCCACCTCCAGGCCCCCAGAGTGGCCCATCTCCCTGGCGAGCTCCAGGAGCGCGGTTGATAGCTCCCTGGGCGGTGTCACCCGGCCCCAGGGAGTCCTGGACTCTATCACGACCCTCCCCGCATCCCCGGAGAGCCTAACCCTGGCCTCAACGGGCACGTCGATCCCGACGGCGCCCCCTATACCGGTGGCTATGGCGTTCAGCACGCTCACAGCTCCATGGGCCCTGCCCACGCCAGCTTCCATCAACCCATCGCCTCCAGTGCCAGGCTCCTGAGGAGCCGTGGATCAACGCTTTCCCCGAGCCATAGTCTGAGGTTCTCGCTGGCCTGGTAGACCAGCATCCAGAGCCCGTCGATAACCCTACAGCCCTTCTCCTCGGCTATCCTGAGGAGCCTCGTCCGGAGGGGGTTGTAGACTAGGTCCATGACAGTCGCGCCGCTTGGGACGTAGCGTGGGGGGAGGGGGGATGCCTCGGGGTCCCTCAACCCGACGGGGGACGCGTTGACCACCAGGTCGGAGCCCTCGGCGTATCTGACTAGGTCGTCTAGCCTGCCGCCCGTTGCATCGGGGACTCCCCACTCTCTCGCCTTGTAGGCTAGCCTCCTAGCCGACCGTCCACTTCGGCTGACGATCACCAGGTGGTCCACCATGCCGGTGAGCCCGTAGGCGACTGCCCTGGCGGCCCCGCCAGCACCAATCAGGAAGGCCCGAGAGTAGTCCTTAGAGCCTCCACCGGCCAGGAGGGCCTTCATGAAGCCGGTCAAATCCGTATTATATCCCCTGAGCCTGGCCCCTTCTACCACGACAGTGTTGGCGGCCCCTATCTCCAGGGCCTCCCCCTCGACCCGGTCTAGGAGGCCGATTATATCGGTCTTGTATGGTATGGTGACGTTGAACCCGCCGCTCGTCTTCCTCAGCAACTCCACGGCCCTGGGCAAGAGCCCCCTGTGGGGCACATCCATCACATCGTAGGAGCCCGGGATCCTGGCTAGCCTGAAGTACCCGTTGTAGATGGCTGGGCTGAGGCTGTGGCCCACCGGGTGGCCTATGAGGTAGTAGCCCATGCCACGCCCAGCCGCCTCCACAGCTCCAACACCTCCGAGACACTATACTGGCCTGGGGCCAGGGGCTTCCCCGAGGCGTGGGCGTATGTGAATGGCGCCCCGAGGAGCGGGGCTAGGAGCCTCGTATAGCCGCACTCGCCACCGAGCCCAAACGAGACCAGACCGCCTCCCTCCCTGGCTACGGCCAGCATGGAGGGGATGCCGTCCAGGGGGTCCCTACACCTGTAGACTACCTTCGCTATCAAGCCTCCGCGAGGGACCCTCTCCGACCGGGCTAGGCGCCTCACCGATCCGAGCACCCTCTCGATCTCCCCAAGCCCCATGGGGCCTTCCAGCTCGTGGAACGAGGCGATGACGCCGATCCCCTGCTCTAGGAGGGACCCCGTTATCCTCCCGGCCAGGGGGTTGCGTAGCTCCACGTCTATGTAGTCCGGCCTGTACACTGCGAGGCCTCTGAGGATCCCCTCCTTCACCCATGGGGGCCCCTCGAATCCCCCGCCCTCCACCGAGTCTCTTATCGTCACGATCACCCTCTTACCCGTCCCTCTCAGGCGGAGTATGGCGCGGCCCACCCTCTCTATCACGGCTTCGAGATCGTCCTCTACCGTGTCCAGCCTGAGCTCCACTATCCCGGCGGGGGTCTCCAAGGCGGCCTCGACGATCGAGTCTATGCTTGGCCCCGCTACGACGGCCGCTATCCTATGGAGGACGCCCTCCTCACCCAATCCTCCACCACCCTCCACGGTATCTCCTCTATCGTGAAGTCGCCCGGCCTCCTGGGCAGTGGGATGCGCGGTATCCCATCTAGGAACTTCTTGTCGCTCCTCATCGCCCTGACAAGCCTCTCGGGGTCCAGCTTCATCCTCGTGGGTAGGCTTAGGGCTT
Proteins encoded:
- a CDS encoding type I 3-dehydroquinate dehydratase, translating into MGEEGVLHRIAAVVAGPSIDSIVEAALETPAGIVELRLDTVEDDLEAVIERVGRAILRLRGTGKRVIVTIRDSVEGGGFEGPPWVKEGILRGLAVYRPDYIDVELRNPLAGRITGSLLEQGIGVIASFHELEGPMGLGEIERVLGSVRRLARSERVPRGGLIAKVVYRCRDPLDGIPSMLAVAREGGGLVSFGLGGECGYTRLLAPLLGAPFTYAHASGKPLAPGQYSVSEVLELWRRLGVAWATTS
- a CDS encoding shikimate kinase, giving the protein MEAGVGRAHGAVSVLNAIATGIGGAVGIDVPVEARVRLSGDAGRVVIESRTPWGRVTPPRELSTALLELAREMGHSGGLEVEVYSRVPPASGLKSSSALVNSITLGLADALGVEMSLEEAARLGVTVSRRAGLTLTDAYDDSLATLLPGVFITDNWGLRILRRFTFDETLYAVAAVPPTGRPIQAVEPGVFESLGRHYSRAVDLALEGRWMEAMAVNAVLTLVATGLDEWSIGLVARALEHEATLLAGVSGKGPSVYALTTDPRGVADAWGEAGVEVIVARLLGGGR
- a CDS encoding shikimate dehydrogenase — protein: MEAAGRGMGYYLIGHPVGHSLSPAIYNGYFRLARIPGSYDVMDVPHRGLLPRAVELLRKTSGGFNVTIPYKTDIIGLLDRVEGEALEIGAANTVVVEGARLRGYNTDLTGFMKALLAGGGSKDYSRAFLIGAGGAARAVAYGLTGMVDHLVIVSRSGRSARRLAYKAREWGVPDATGGRLDDLVRYAEGSDLVVNASPVGLRDPEASPLPPRYVPSGATVMDLVYNPLRTRLLRIAEEKGCRVIDGLWMLVYQASENLRLWLGESVDPRLLRSLALEAMG